Part of the Paludisphaera borealis genome, GAGAACCCGAGACTGGAAGACCTCTCCATCCTCGGCGCGGAGGGCGTCGATCTCGCCGACGGCGGTTCCGGGGCGGAACTCGAGCACGTGATGACCGATCCGAAACCGCGTGTGTGGGGACAATTCGACGGGGCGGTTGGGCTTCAGCTTGATGTAGACGCCGTTGAGGCTCCGGAGCGGCTGGACGTAAAGTCGATCGCCCTCGATCACCAACCGGACGTGCCGCTCGGCGAGGTCTTCGGGGTTCGGATTCCAGTCCTGAAAGGTCGATCGACCGAGTTCGAGCTGTTCGCCGCGAACTTCGCCGAGATCGGACCAGCGGCGGAGGCTGGTGTTGTAGAACTGCAATGTCAGCAACGCTTTTTTGGAGGCGTGGAGGTTGCGATCGTAGGCGACGGTTCGGTTTGAGCCGTCCTCGGCGGAGGGCCGACCCGCCGGCGGGCGAGGCGGGGCGAGTGGCGACGGCTGAGGCGGCCGGGTGCCGACCGTGGGGGGCGGGCCATGACTTTCCGGGGGCATGGCGGTGCCGGAGAACGGGGTCGCCGGTTCGATGGCCTCCGGAGCGGGCCAGCCGGCGACCGGCTCGGCGAGGCCGCTGTCGGCCCACGGGTCCCTGGCCGAAAGCGGGACGCCACGCAAGGGGCGCAGCGGGGGCTCGACGCGTTGAGCGGGCTTCCGCGGAGGCGGCGGGGAAGTGCCGAATTGACCCTCGTCGTCCCAGGGCGTCGGGTGCTCGACGGGGATCGAGCCCGCGACCGTCCATCCTGGAGGGACGATCTGGGAGGAGGGTTCGCGAGAGGCCGAAGGGGGCTGAGGCGTGAACCCCGCGTCCCACGGCTGCGACGGCGGGTGGATGTTTTCGGGGGCGCGGTCTTGCTTCAGGTCTTCGAGCCCCGGAAACTCGCGACGGCGAGGGAAGCCGACGACGGGCGGGATCGTTTCGTACGATTCGCGCGACGGGTCGCTGGGAGGGGGCTGGCTCGGAACGCGCGAGCCCGGGGCCGACGGGGGGCGCGACGGGGGAGCGGGAGGTCGGGGCTCGGCTGGTGCGCCCGGACCGGCGGTTTGCCCGGCCGCGCGTTGCGCCGCGGCCTGTTTCTCCCGCTCGATCTCCCGGAGCATCTTGTTGCGGGCGCCTGGGGGCAGGCCGAGCGTCTTGTTTTCGTCGTCGGGTGATGACATGATCAGTCCCCCAAGGGCCGGAATCGCTTCCCTGTCGGTGCGGCGGACTTCCGCCTTTCGGCACCTGCACCGTCACACATGAATCAATTATAGTAGTGTCTTAAGGGAACGGTGAGAACCTTGGCTTTACAATTCGCTTGCCGCCCGCTGGGTGCGGGATATCATGGCAGCCGGCGACGGACGGTTCGAGTCGACCCGCTTGATTCGGCACGGCCTTGCGGCTTCGCGATTTTCCGCGACCGACCCGTCGGCGGCCTGGAATTTCGTCCGTCGACGCTTCGCGCCGACTGAACCTGCTCTTCGGGGATCTCTCGCGCCATGGCCACCTATCAGCAAGCCAATCGGTTTTTGACGGCCACGACGCCGCTGGGCGCCGACAAGCTTTTGATGGTCGGCCTTTACGGCTCCGAGGCGATCTCGCAGCTCTTCCACTTCCAGCTCGACATGATCGCGGAGAACGTGACGCAGGTTCCGTTCGACCAGATTCTCGGCAAAAAAGTCACGGCGAACGTTAAGGCGCCGGGCGGCAACGTGCGGCATTTCAGCGGGATCTGCAATCGGATCGTGCAGGGCGGGCGCGACTCGATCTTCACGACGTTTCACCTCGAGATCGCGCCGGAAGCCTGGTTCCTGACCCGGCGGACGCAGAGCCGCATCTTTCAGCAGTTGAGCGTCCCAGACATCTTGAAGAAGGTGTTCGCCGGCTTATCCGTGCAATACCAGCTCAAAGGCAAGTACGAGCCGCGCGATTACTGCGTTCAGTACCGCGAGTCCGATTTCGACTTCGCCAGCCGGTTGATGGAAGAGGAAGGCATCTTCTATTTCTTCACGCACTCGGCCGGGAATCACACCATGATTCTGGCCGATACGCCCGACGCGCAT contains:
- a CDS encoding FHA domain-containing protein, with amino-acid sequence MSSPDDENKTLGLPPGARNKMLREIEREKQAAAQRAAGQTAGPGAPAEPRPPAPPSRPPSAPGSRVPSQPPPSDPSRESYETIPPVVGFPRRREFPGLEDLKQDRAPENIHPPSQPWDAGFTPQPPSASREPSSQIVPPGWTVAGSIPVEHPTPWDDEGQFGTSPPPPRKPAQRVEPPLRPLRGVPLSARDPWADSGLAEPVAGWPAPEAIEPATPFSGTAMPPESHGPPPTVGTRPPQPSPLAPPRPPAGRPSAEDGSNRTVAYDRNLHASKKALLTLQFYNTSLRRWSDLGEVRGEQLELGRSTFQDWNPNPEDLAERHVRLVIEGDRLYVQPLRSLNGVYIKLKPNRPVELSPHTRFRIGHHVLEFRPGTAVGEIDALRAEDGEVFQSRVLAPLGFIDLIGPDNDTYMSFPLTKPDETGTRVGRGGPRCDLALTGDDWASSEHARLYFSAGKSWLEDLKSTNGTFLQIHEPVQIQCGNALKPDSGDIVVIGGYMIRVVEERP